A portion of the Clupea harengus chromosome 18, Ch_v2.0.2, whole genome shotgun sequence genome contains these proteins:
- the LOC105895490 gene encoding zinc finger protein RFP-like has product MIKSFDYVVKHVLPGMVSHRSLSSGDQPQCSICLCVFTNPVCTPCGHSFCLGCISDCWDSSQQWHCPNCKEVFLSRPRLSVNVLLSKLTDRFRRSALEQIVEIREQPLGRPHITSTGVIAGRSLLLLCILTVVVGYTAHVCQGTAPTKMVSQNQETVMTTNEKKQKLTQRREQNVQMAITNLDKKIRNLSNMVRVLMTNMLVTHTTLAKHEEVYEKETAREKKMKGIMQYAVDVTLDPDTAHPDLILSSDGKQLWHGYTRHNLSNHLKRFDHCVSVLGKEGLNSGRFYYEVQVKDKTDWDLGVATESINRKGKIELTPKNGYWTMWLRNGNEYAAMDQTMVPLSLRDTLEIVGVFVDYEEGLVSFYDGDSGTHIYSLTGFVFTETLYPYFSPSLNFGGKNSAPMIISRHFH; this is encoded by the exons ATGATAAAGTCTTTTGATTATGTTGTTAAACATGTCCTTCCAGGCATGGTTTCCCACAGGAGCCTTTCATCAGGAGATCAGCCCCAGTGCTCcatatgcctctgtgtgttcacCAACCCTGTCTGCACCCCGTGTGGACACAGCTTCTGCCTGGGCTGCATTTCAGACTGCTGGGATAGCAGTCAGCAGTGGCACTGTCCAAACTGTAAAGAGGTCTTCCTCAGTAGGCCCAGGCTCAGCGTGAATGTCCTGCTGTCGAAGCTGACGGATCGATTCAGGAGGTCAGCTCTGGAGCAGATAGTGGAGATCAGGGAACAACCTCTCGGCAGGCCTCACATCACCTCCACTGGGGTCATCGCAGGGAGGTCACTTCTGTTGCTCTGCATTCTCACTGTGGTTGTCGGATACACAGCACACGTGTGCCAGGGCACTGCCCCAACTAAGATGGTCTCTCAGAACCAAGAAACTGTGATGACCACAAacgaaaaaaaacagaagctgACTCAGCGAAGAGAGCAAAATGTGCAAATGGCCATTACTAATTTGGACAAAAAAATTCGCAACCTGTCGAACATGGTAAGAGTCTTGATGACAAATATGTTGGTAACTCACACAACCTTGGCCAAACATGAGGAGGTGTATGAGAAGGAAACTGCACGCGAGAAAA AAATGAAGGGGATTATGCAATATGCAG TGGACGTGACCCTAGATCCTGACACAGCACATCCAGACCTTATCCTGTCATCAGATGGCAAACAGCTATGGCATGGATACACTCGACATAACCTCAGTAATCACCTAAAGAGGTTCGACCACTGTGTCAGTGTCCTGGGAAAAGAGGGCTTGAATTCAGGGAGGTTTTACTACGAAGTGCAGGTCAAGGACAAGACCGATTGGGATTTAGGAGTGGCCACAGAATCAATTAATAGGAAGGGGAAGATTGAACTCACCCCAAAAAATGGATATTGGACAATGTGGCTGCGGAATGGAAATGAATATGCAGCAATGGATCAAACTATGGTCCCCCTTTCTCTGAGAGACACACTTGAGATAGTGGGAGTGTTTGTGGATTATGAAGAGGGTCTCGTCTCCTTCTATGATGGGGACAGTGGGACTCACATCTACTCTTTGACTGGTTTTGTTTTCACTGAGACTTTGTATCCATACTTTAGCCCTAGCCTCAATTTTGGAGGTAAAAACTCTGCCCCAATGATTATTTCCAGGCATTTCCACTAA